The following are encoded in a window of Vicugna pacos chromosome 2, VicPac4, whole genome shotgun sequence genomic DNA:
- the GAR1 gene encoding H/ACA ribonucleoprotein complex subunit 1 encodes MSFRGGGRGGFNRGGGFGRGGSNNHFRGGGGGNFRGGGGGRGGFGRGGGRGGFNKGQDQGPPEQVVLLGEFLHPCEDDIVCKCTTDENKVPYFNAPVYLENKEQIGKVDEIFGQLRDFYFSVKLSENMKASSFKKLQKFYIDPYKLLPLQRFLPRPPGEKGPPRGGGRGGRGGGRGGGGRGGRGGGFRGGRGGGFRGGRGGGGFRGRGH; translated from the exons ATGTCTTTCCGAGGCGGAGGTCGTGGAGGCTTTAATCGAGGTGGCGGCTTCGGTCGCGGCGGCAGCAACAACCACTTCCGAGGTGGAGGCGGCGGTAATTtcagaggcggcggcggcggcagaggaGGATTTGGACGAGGGGGTGGCCGCGGAGGCTTTAACAAAGGGCAAGACCAAGGACCTCCAGAACAAGTAGTTT TATTGGGAGAGTTCCTGCACCCCTGTGAAGATGACATAGTTTGTAAATGTACCACAGATGAAAATAAGGTGCCTTATTTCAATGCTCCagtttatttagaaaataaagaacagattGGAAAAGTGGATGAAATATTTGGACAACTTAGAGATTTT TATTTTTCAGTTAAATTGTCAGAAAACATGAAGGcatcttcctttaaaaaactacAGAAG TTTTATATAGACCCATATAAGCTGCTGCCATTGCAGAGGTTTTTACCTCGACCTCCAGGTGAGAAGGGACCTCCAAGAGGCGGTGGCAGGGGAGgtcgaggaggaggaagaggcggaGGTGGCAGAGGTGGTAGAGGTG gTGGTTttagaggaggaagaggtggaggtttcagaggaggaagagggggtggTGGTTTCAGAG GAAGAGGACATTAA
- the LRIT3 gene encoding leucine-rich repeat, immunoglobulin-like domain and transmembrane domain-containing protein 3 — protein MRLFASLCIALSFLERVSCSCPSQCTCDNHGRNDGMGSRSVLCNDMDMNEVPTNIPVDTVKLRIEKTVVRRIPAEAFYYLVELQYLWLTYNSVASLDTSSFYNLKQLHELRLDGNSLAAFPWTSLRDMPRLRTLDLHNNRITSVPNEAVRYLKNLAYLDLSSNRLTTLPPDFLESWSRLVTISSRSLDLSPRRIILGLQDNPWLCDCHISKIMALSKVADPAVVLLDPLMICSEPERLAGILFQRAELEQCLKPSVMTSATQITSALGSNVLLRCDATGYPTPQLTWSRPESSPVNYTVIQESPGEGVRWSIISLTGISYMDAGDYKCKAKNLAGVSEAVVTVTVVGVVTTAISSDSSERRTEDHLEQEVQPGSRRSTSLPDSSSSPWPYSSSPSSPASSTFLPTSSSSLPSTASFSLSPFFSSPVSSTTTLRTRISTSTTMARRQSFRPDGKRNLKVEMGGGKLPLASASKREELALLDRALPMETNATIENLQVVSETKESVILTWNTINTTQNSEVTVLYSKYGEKDLLLLNADSSKNQVTINGLLPGRQYIACVCPKGMPPQKDQCITFSTDRVEEEGDSQGFFLMVVSGAACVIILPLIFFLLYKVCKLQCASESSWEDDLAKETYIQFETLSPRSQSVGEFWTRRHRDNSEKLLLCSRSSVESRDF, from the exons ATGCGTCTCTTTGCAAGTCTGTGCATTGCGCTTAGCTTTTTGGAAAGAGTGAGCTGTTCGTGTCCCTCACAGTGCACCTGTGACAATCACGGCAGAAATGACGGCATGGGATCAAG GTCGGTGCTATGTAATGACATGGATATGAATGAGGTACCTACGAACATCCCCGTGGACACTGTGAAGCTTCGCATAGAGAAGACCGTTGTCCGTAGAATCCCCGCCGAGGCCTTCTACTACCTGGTGGAGCTCCAGTACCTCTGGTTGACTTATAATTCTGTGGCCAGCCTTGACACCAGCAGCTTTTACAACCTGAAGCAGCTGCATGAGTTGCGCTTGGATGGAAACTCTCTGGCTGCTTTTCCTTGGACATCTCTGAGGGACATGCCCCGTCTAAGGACCCTGGATTTGCACAATAACAGAATAACCAGTGTGCCAAATGAGGCGGTCAGGTACCTGAAGAACCTTGCCTACTTGGATTTATCAAGCAACAGATTAACCACACTTCCACCAGATTTCCTGGAAAGCTGGTCCCGCTTAGTTACAATATCGTCCAGAAGCCTGGACCTTTCACCAAGAAGAATTATTCTCG GTCTGCAGGACAACCCATGGCTCTGTGACTGTCACATTTCCAAAATAATGGCATTGTCAAAAGTTGCTGACCCTGCAGTAGTACTTCTTGATCCACTGATGATTTGCAGTGAACCCGAACGCCTCGCAGGGATTTTGTTCCAGCGGGCTGAGTTGGAGCAGTGTCTAAAGCCATCGGTGATGACCTCGGCCACCCAGATTACATCTGCTCTGGGCAGTAATGTTCTGCTGCGGTGTGATGCCACTGGCTACCCCACCCCACAGCTCACGTGGAGCAGACCAGAAAGCTCGCCAGTTAATTATACAG taaTTCAGGAATCTCCAGGGGAGGGAGTCAGATGGTCCATAATAAGCTTGACAGGCATTTCTTACATGGATGCTGGGGATTACAAATGTAAGGCCAAAAATTTGGCTGGGGTGTCAGAAGCTGTGGTTACTGTGACAGTGGTCGGTGTCGTCACAACGGCTATATCATCAGACAGTTCTGAAAGAAGAACTGAGGATCACCTGGAGCAAGAGGTCCAGCCAGGATCTAGAAGATCTACATCTCTGCCTGATTCATCATCCTCTCCCTGGCCTtactcttcctctccttcctccccggCTTCTTCTACTTTTCTTCCTACTTCTAGTTCATCTCTTCCCTCCACCGCTTCTTTCTCCttatctcctttcttctcctcccctgtTTCTTCAACCACGACTCTAAGAACTAGAATTTCCACAAGCACCACCATGGCCAGGCGGCAGTCATTCCGCCcagatggaaaaagaaatttaaaggtGGAGATGGGTGGCGGTAAGCTTCCCCTAGCTAGTGCAAGTAAAAGAGAAGAGTTGGCATTGCTGGATCGAGCCCTGCCTATGGAAACGAATGCCACAATAGAAAACCTCCAGGTGGTCAGTGAGACCAAAGAGAGTGTGATTTTGACATGGAACACCATTAACACCACGCAGAACTCAGAAGTGACCGTGTTGTATTCCAAGTATGGTGAGAAGGACCTGCTGCTGCTTAATGCAGACTCCAGCAAGAACCAGGTCACCATAAATGGCTTGTTGCCTGGTCGGCAATATATAGCATGTGTCTGTCCAAAAGGAATGCCTCCCCAGAAAGACCAGTGTATCACCTTTTCTACTGACAGAGTTGAAGAAGAAGGTGATTCTCAAGGGTTTTTCCTTATGGTGGTGAGTGGTGCTGCCTGTGTCATTATCTtgccattgatttttttcttgttgtacAAAGTTTGCAAATTGCAGTGTGCATCAGAATCCTCCTGGGAAGATGATTTGGCAAAAGAGACTTACATCCAATTTGAGACTCTGTCCCCCAGGTCTCAAAGTGTAGGGGAATTTTGGACGCGAAGGCACAGAGACAATTCAGAAAAATTGCTGCTTTGTTCTAGGTCAAGTGTGGAATCTCGGGACTTTTAA
- the RRH gene encoding visual pigment-like receptor peropsin — translation MLRNNLGNSSDSKNEYGSVFSQAEHNIVAAYLITAGVISILSNIIVLGIFVKYKELRTPTNAIIINLAVTDIGVSSIGYPMSAASDLYGSWKFGYAGCQIYAGLNIFFGMASIGLLTVVAMDRYLTICRPDAGRRMTTNTYISMILGAWINGLFWASVPIIGWAGYAPDPTGATCTINWRQNDVSFVSYTMMVVAINFIVPLIVMFYCYYHVTRSIKCRATSNCTEYLNRDWSDQVDVTKMSVIMILMFLLAWSPYSIVCLWASFGDPKKIPPSMAIIAPLFAKSSTFYNPCIYVIANKKFRRAMLAMFKCQTHQAMPMTSILPMDVPQNPLTSGRL, via the exons ATGCTAAGGAATAATTTAGGCAACAGTTCAGACTCTAAAAATGAATATGGCTCGGTCTTTTCACAGGCTGAACACAATATTGTTGCAGCTTACTTGATTACAGCAG GTGTGATAAGTATTCTCAGCAACATAATAGTTTTGGGCATCTTCGTTAAGTACAAGGAGCTTCGGACACCCACAAATGCAATTATCATTAACCTGGCTGTTACTGATATAGGGGTCAGTAGCATTGGCTATCCCATGTCTGCTGCTTCAGATCTGTATGGAAGTTGGAAATTTGGATATGCAGGATGTCAG ATTTATGCTGGCTTGAATATCTTTTTTGGAATGGCAAGTATTGGATTGCTCACTGTTGTGGCCATGGATCGATACCTGACCATTTGCCGTCCTGATGCAG GAAGAAGAATGACCACAAACACTTACATCAGCATGATTCTGGGGGCCTGGATCAATGGCCTCTTTTGGGCTTCAGTGCCTATCATTGGGTGGGCTGGTTACGCCCCAGATCCTACTGGGGCCACCTGCACCATAAACTGGCGGCAAAATGATGT atcTTTTGTTTCTTACACCATGATGGTGGTTGCAATCAATTTTATTGTGCCCTTGATAGTGATGTTTTACTGCTATTACCATGTCACTCGATCCATTAAATGTCGTGCAACTAGTAACTGCACTGAGTACCTCAACAGAGATTGGTCAGATCAGGTAGACGTAACAAAG atgTCTGTGATAATGATACTCATGTTTCTGCTGGCGTGGTCCCCTTATTCCATCGTGTGCTTATGGGCTTCCTTTGGTGACCCAAAGAAGATTCCTCCCTCCATGGCCATCATAGCTCCACTGTTTGCAAAATCTTCTACCTTCTACAATCCCTGTATTTATGTGATTGCTAATAAAAA GTTTCGGAGGGCAATGCTTGCCATGTTCAAATGTCAGACTCACCAAGCAATGCCCATGACAAGTATTTTACCAATGGATGTACCTCAAAACCCGTTGACTTCTGGAAGACTCTGA